A single region of the Malus sylvestris chromosome 8, drMalSylv7.2, whole genome shotgun sequence genome encodes:
- the LOC126631845 gene encoding lysine histidine transporter-like 5 isoform X3 — protein sequence MTNPHHSRSAQAENTTNANEAGAETRSAQEQFDINNWLPITANRNAKWWYSAFHNVTAVVGAGILGLPYALSGLGWGPGIAAIILSWVITFYSFWQLIRLHEIVPGQRFDRYPELGQHCFGPKLGYWIIMPQQVTVQVASSIVYTVTGGKSLKKFFELVIPSIGGFRQTYFILFFTTLQLGISQSPNFNSLKAISLLAAFMSFGYAMIAFVTSTITGVRHHEHVDHSFRSHSTPSRVFDMLTGFGTIAFAFAGHSVALEIQATIPSTPEKPSRIAMWRGVVVAYSIVIFCYLAVAISGFWAFGNTVDDDVLLSLEKPAWVIAVANLMVFFHVIGSYQVFSMPVFDVIESYLVNNLTFKPGRQLRLFARSAYVLAAGFIAVCIPFFGGLLGLFGGLVFSSTSYYMPCVMWIVTQKPKRFSLHWWASWFSIVVGVLLAIFSPIGGAREIIVQAKSYKMFS from the exons ATGACCAACCCACATCACTCAAGAAGTGCTCAAGCT GAAAACACTACGAATGCAAATGAAGCAGGGGCTGAAACTAGAAGTGCCCAAGAGCAATTCGACATAAATAACTGGCTGCCCATCACAGCTAACAGGAATGCAAAATGGTGGTACTCAGCTTTCCACAATGTCACGGCTGTTGTTGGTGCAGGAATACTGGGCTTACCATATGCTTTATCAGGACTTGGCtg GGGCCCTGGAATTGCAGCCATAATCTTGTCCTGGGTGATCACTTTCTACTCATTCTGGCAACTGATAAGACTGCATGAAATAGTGCCCGGACAGCGTTTTGATCGATACCCAGAACTAGGGCAGCACTGCTTTGGGCCAAAACTAGGGTACTGGATTATTATGCCGCAGCAGGTGACTGTGCAAGTGGCTTCATCCATTGTGTATACAGTTACTGGTGGCAAGTCATTGAAAAAATTCTTCGAACTCGTTATTCCAAGCATAGGTGGTTTTAGACAAACATATTTCATCCTCTTCTTCACTACTTTGCAATTAGGGATCTCCCAATCTCCCAATTTCAATTCTTTGAAAGCAATTTCTCTCCTCGCTGCATTCATGTCCTTTGG TTATGCAATGATAGCGTTTGTGACATCGACAATCACGGGTGTGCGTCACCACGAGCATGTTGATCATTCATTTCGATCTCATTCGACACCAAGCAGAGTATTTGATATGTTGACTGGATTTGGAACAATAGCATTTGCTTTTGCAGGACACAGCGTGGCTTTAGAGATTCAAGCCACAATCCCTTCAACTCCAGAGAAACCCTCAAGAATTGCCATGTGGAGAGGTGTCGTCGTCGCTTACAGCATCGTAATATTTTGCTATCTTGCAGTTGCAATCTctggcttttgggcttttggcaATACTGTAGACGATGATGTTCTCCTCTCACTAGAAAAACCTGCTTGGGTCATCGCAGTTGCAAACCTTATGGTGTTTTTCCATGTTATAGGAAGCTATCAg GTATTTTCAATGCCTGTGTTTGATGTGATCGAGTCGTATTTAGTAAATAATTTAACATTCAAACCAGGACGACAATTGCGCCTCTTTGCTCGCAGTGCGTACGTAC TCGCAGCAGGATTCATTGCAGTGTGCATTCCATTTTTTGGAGGATTGTTAGGATTATTTGGAGGCTTAGTATTCTCCTCGACATCATATTAC ATGCCTTGCGTTATGTGGATTGTCacacaaaaaccaaaaagattTAGTTTACATTGGTGGGCGTCGTGG TTTTCGATCGTTGTAGGCGTCCTGCTGGCAATTTTTTCACCCATAGGAGGAGCACGTGAGATTATTGTACAAGCCAAAAGTTACAAAATGTTTTCTTAG
- the LOC126631845 gene encoding lysine histidine transporter-like 5 isoform X2, which produces MTNPHHSRSAQAVSAYENTTNANEAGAETRSAQEQFDINNWLPITANRNAKWWYSAFHNVTAVVGAGILGLPYALSGLGWGPGIAAIILSWVITFYSFWQLIRLHEIVPGQRFDRYPELGQHCFGPKLGYWIIMPQQVTVQVASSIVYTVTGGKSLKKFFELVIPSIGGFRQTYFILFFTTLQLGISQSPNFNSLKAISLLAAFMSFGYAMIAFVTSTITGVRHHEHVDHSFRSHSTPSRVFDMLTGFGTIAFAFAGHSVALEIQATIPSTPEKPSRIAMWRGVVVAYSIVIFCYLAVAISGFWAFGNTVDDDVLLSLEKPAWVIAVANLMVFFHVIGSYQVFSMPVFDVIESYLVNNLTFKPGRQLRLFARSAYVLAAGFIAVCIPFFGGLLGLFGGLVFSSTSYYMPCVMWIVTQKPKRFSLHWWASWFSIVVGVLLAIFSPIGGAREIIVQAKSYKMFS; this is translated from the exons ATGACCAACCCACATCACTCAAGAAGTGCTCAAGCTGTAAGTGCATAT GAAAACACTACGAATGCAAATGAAGCAGGGGCTGAAACTAGAAGTGCCCAAGAGCAATTCGACATAAATAACTGGCTGCCCATCACAGCTAACAGGAATGCAAAATGGTGGTACTCAGCTTTCCACAATGTCACGGCTGTTGTTGGTGCAGGAATACTGGGCTTACCATATGCTTTATCAGGACTTGGCtg GGGCCCTGGAATTGCAGCCATAATCTTGTCCTGGGTGATCACTTTCTACTCATTCTGGCAACTGATAAGACTGCATGAAATAGTGCCCGGACAGCGTTTTGATCGATACCCAGAACTAGGGCAGCACTGCTTTGGGCCAAAACTAGGGTACTGGATTATTATGCCGCAGCAGGTGACTGTGCAAGTGGCTTCATCCATTGTGTATACAGTTACTGGTGGCAAGTCATTGAAAAAATTCTTCGAACTCGTTATTCCAAGCATAGGTGGTTTTAGACAAACATATTTCATCCTCTTCTTCACTACTTTGCAATTAGGGATCTCCCAATCTCCCAATTTCAATTCTTTGAAAGCAATTTCTCTCCTCGCTGCATTCATGTCCTTTGG TTATGCAATGATAGCGTTTGTGACATCGACAATCACGGGTGTGCGTCACCACGAGCATGTTGATCATTCATTTCGATCTCATTCGACACCAAGCAGAGTATTTGATATGTTGACTGGATTTGGAACAATAGCATTTGCTTTTGCAGGACACAGCGTGGCTTTAGAGATTCAAGCCACAATCCCTTCAACTCCAGAGAAACCCTCAAGAATTGCCATGTGGAGAGGTGTCGTCGTCGCTTACAGCATCGTAATATTTTGCTATCTTGCAGTTGCAATCTctggcttttgggcttttggcaATACTGTAGACGATGATGTTCTCCTCTCACTAGAAAAACCTGCTTGGGTCATCGCAGTTGCAAACCTTATGGTGTTTTTCCATGTTATAGGAAGCTATCAg GTATTTTCAATGCCTGTGTTTGATGTGATCGAGTCGTATTTAGTAAATAATTTAACATTCAAACCAGGACGACAATTGCGCCTCTTTGCTCGCAGTGCGTACGTAC TCGCAGCAGGATTCATTGCAGTGTGCATTCCATTTTTTGGAGGATTGTTAGGATTATTTGGAGGCTTAGTATTCTCCTCGACATCATATTAC ATGCCTTGCGTTATGTGGATTGTCacacaaaaaccaaaaagattTAGTTTACATTGGTGGGCGTCGTGG TTTTCGATCGTTGTAGGCGTCCTGCTGGCAATTTTTTCACCCATAGGAGGAGCACGTGAGATTATTGTACAAGCCAAAAGTTACAAAATGTTTTCTTAG
- the LOC126631845 gene encoding lysine histidine transporter-like 5 isoform X1: MTNPHHSRSAQAGSSPEFINPLGSSPENTTNANEAGAETRSAQEQFDINNWLPITANRNAKWWYSAFHNVTAVVGAGILGLPYALSGLGWGPGIAAIILSWVITFYSFWQLIRLHEIVPGQRFDRYPELGQHCFGPKLGYWIIMPQQVTVQVASSIVYTVTGGKSLKKFFELVIPSIGGFRQTYFILFFTTLQLGISQSPNFNSLKAISLLAAFMSFGYAMIAFVTSTITGVRHHEHVDHSFRSHSTPSRVFDMLTGFGTIAFAFAGHSVALEIQATIPSTPEKPSRIAMWRGVVVAYSIVIFCYLAVAISGFWAFGNTVDDDVLLSLEKPAWVIAVANLMVFFHVIGSYQVFSMPVFDVIESYLVNNLTFKPGRQLRLFARSAYVLAAGFIAVCIPFFGGLLGLFGGLVFSSTSYYMPCVMWIVTQKPKRFSLHWWASWFSIVVGVLLAIFSPIGGAREIIVQAKSYKMFS, translated from the exons ATGACCAACCCACATCACTCAAGAAGTGCTCAAGCT GGAAGCAGCCCGGAGTTTATTAATCCGCTAGGAAGCAGCCCG GAAAACACTACGAATGCAAATGAAGCAGGGGCTGAAACTAGAAGTGCCCAAGAGCAATTCGACATAAATAACTGGCTGCCCATCACAGCTAACAGGAATGCAAAATGGTGGTACTCAGCTTTCCACAATGTCACGGCTGTTGTTGGTGCAGGAATACTGGGCTTACCATATGCTTTATCAGGACTTGGCtg GGGCCCTGGAATTGCAGCCATAATCTTGTCCTGGGTGATCACTTTCTACTCATTCTGGCAACTGATAAGACTGCATGAAATAGTGCCCGGACAGCGTTTTGATCGATACCCAGAACTAGGGCAGCACTGCTTTGGGCCAAAACTAGGGTACTGGATTATTATGCCGCAGCAGGTGACTGTGCAAGTGGCTTCATCCATTGTGTATACAGTTACTGGTGGCAAGTCATTGAAAAAATTCTTCGAACTCGTTATTCCAAGCATAGGTGGTTTTAGACAAACATATTTCATCCTCTTCTTCACTACTTTGCAATTAGGGATCTCCCAATCTCCCAATTTCAATTCTTTGAAAGCAATTTCTCTCCTCGCTGCATTCATGTCCTTTGG TTATGCAATGATAGCGTTTGTGACATCGACAATCACGGGTGTGCGTCACCACGAGCATGTTGATCATTCATTTCGATCTCATTCGACACCAAGCAGAGTATTTGATATGTTGACTGGATTTGGAACAATAGCATTTGCTTTTGCAGGACACAGCGTGGCTTTAGAGATTCAAGCCACAATCCCTTCAACTCCAGAGAAACCCTCAAGAATTGCCATGTGGAGAGGTGTCGTCGTCGCTTACAGCATCGTAATATTTTGCTATCTTGCAGTTGCAATCTctggcttttgggcttttggcaATACTGTAGACGATGATGTTCTCCTCTCACTAGAAAAACCTGCTTGGGTCATCGCAGTTGCAAACCTTATGGTGTTTTTCCATGTTATAGGAAGCTATCAg GTATTTTCAATGCCTGTGTTTGATGTGATCGAGTCGTATTTAGTAAATAATTTAACATTCAAACCAGGACGACAATTGCGCCTCTTTGCTCGCAGTGCGTACGTAC TCGCAGCAGGATTCATTGCAGTGTGCATTCCATTTTTTGGAGGATTGTTAGGATTATTTGGAGGCTTAGTATTCTCCTCGACATCATATTAC ATGCCTTGCGTTATGTGGATTGTCacacaaaaaccaaaaagattTAGTTTACATTGGTGGGCGTCGTGG TTTTCGATCGTTGTAGGCGTCCTGCTGGCAATTTTTTCACCCATAGGAGGAGCACGTGAGATTATTGTACAAGCCAAAAGTTACAAAATGTTTTCTTAG